In Gemmatimonadales bacterium, the following proteins share a genomic window:
- a CDS encoding ABC transporter ATP-binding protein has product MRTELRLLRQVRPYRGWLALGLLTTFLASLLDGVTLVILIPLLKHLFGTAGPLRAGSTRLEALVYHVTEPLVAGLTPAGAAGRLVVLLAIGLLLKNALAYASTQISVGVQEGLVRDLRTRIFSHMLTLDLGYFQRTRAGQLISGIITEVDQTKTVITASLLSLFQNAVVVATTLVVLSQISLRLTLLTLAFVPFLVLLLQSLLIRLRRHSRARTRERGEVTATITERISAIRLIRSYGEEPREAARFASQASRYRKQVIRTQRFSSLTSPLTEVFSGLLVILIIWAATKPGLIGLSAPLAPETIIVFLMAALKLTSPLKTIASYPAVMAVTLASAERVFEILDEPSSELDQPGEGEARFQREVVFDRVSFRYGSGDPVLLDVSFVLPRGRVVALVGPSGAGKTTLADLLPRFHDPTGGEILMDGVPLTRLTRRSIRALLGVVSQDTVLLNDTVHANIAYGSPGATRAQVEAAAEAANAAGFIAQLPQGYETVLGERGTRLSGGQRQRIAIARALLRDPPILILDEATSALDTESERLVQQAIDRLMRERTVLVIAHRLATVRDADEIVVLDAGRIVQRGTHEELFRARGLYRRLYDLQFRDEETTVPAEL; this is encoded by the coding sequence GTGCGGACCGAGCTCCGGCTGCTGCGGCAGGTCCGACCCTACCGGGGCTGGCTGGCGCTCGGGCTTCTCACCACCTTCCTGGCGTCGCTGCTCGACGGGGTGACCCTGGTCATCCTGATCCCGCTGCTCAAACACCTCTTCGGCACCGCCGGACCGCTCCGCGCCGGGTCCACCCGGCTGGAGGCCCTGGTCTACCACGTGACCGAGCCGCTGGTGGCGGGACTCACGCCCGCGGGGGCGGCAGGCCGGCTGGTGGTGCTGCTCGCGATCGGCCTGCTGCTCAAGAACGCGCTCGCCTACGCGTCGACCCAGATCTCGGTCGGGGTGCAGGAAGGATTGGTGCGCGACCTCCGCACCCGGATCTTCAGCCACATGCTGACGCTCGACCTGGGCTACTTCCAGCGGACCCGGGCCGGGCAGCTCATCTCGGGCATCATCACCGAGGTGGATCAGACCAAGACGGTCATTACGGCGTCGCTGCTTTCGCTCTTCCAGAACGCGGTGGTGGTGGCGACCACGCTGGTGGTGCTGAGCCAGATCTCGCTCCGGCTCACCCTCCTCACCCTGGCGTTCGTGCCGTTCCTGGTGCTGCTGCTGCAGTCGCTCCTCATCCGGCTCCGGCGGCACTCGCGGGCCCGCACCCGTGAGCGGGGCGAGGTGACGGCCACGATCACCGAGCGGATCAGCGCCATCCGGCTCATCCGCTCCTACGGCGAGGAGCCCCGTGAGGCGGCGCGCTTTGCCTCCCAGGCCAGCCGGTACCGGAAACAGGTGATCCGCACCCAGCGCTTCTCCTCCCTCACCAGTCCGCTCACCGAGGTCTTCTCCGGGCTGCTGGTGATCCTCATCATCTGGGCCGCCACCAAGCCTGGTCTCATCGGTCTCTCCGCGCCGCTCGCGCCCGAGACGATCATCGTCTTCCTCATGGCGGCGCTGAAGCTGACTTCGCCGCTCAAGACCATCGCCTCTTACCCCGCCGTCATGGCGGTCACCCTGGCGAGTGCCGAGCGGGTGTTCGAGATCCTGGACGAGCCCTCGAGCGAGCTCGATCAGCCGGGCGAGGGCGAGGCCCGCTTCCAGCGCGAGGTGGTCTTCGACCGGGTCTCGTTCCGCTATGGGAGCGGCGACCCGGTGCTGCTCGACGTCTCCTTCGTGCTGCCGCGCGGGCGTGTCGTGGCCCTCGTGGGCCCCTCCGGGGCGGGGAAGACCACGCTGGCCGACCTGCTGCCCCGGTTCCACGACCCGACCGGGGGAGAGATCCTGATGGACGGGGTTCCGCTCACCCGGCTCACCCGGCGCTCGATCCGCGCGCTGCTCGGCGTGGTGAGCCAGGATACCGTGCTGCTCAACGACACGGTGCATGCCAATATCGCCTACGGCTCACCGGGAGCTACCCGAGCCCAGGTCGAGGCGGCCGCGGAGGCGGCCAACGCGGCCGGCTTCATCGCCCAGCTCCCTCAGGGCTACGAGACGGTTCTCGGGGAGCGGGGCACCCGCCTCTCGGGCGGCCAGCGGCAGCGCATCGCCATCGCCCGCGCGCTGCTGCGCGATCCGCCGATCCTTATCCTCGACGAGGCCACCAGCGCGCTGGACACCGAATCGGAGCGCCTGGTCCAGCAGGCGATCGACCGGCTGATGCGGGAGCGCACCGTGCTGGTGATCGCCCACCGCCTCGCCACCGTGCGGGACGCCGACGAGATCGTGGTGCTCGATGCCGGCCGGATCGTGCAGCGCGGCACCCACGAGGAGCTCTTCCGGGCCCGCGGTCTCTATCGCCGGCTCTACGATCTGCAATTTCGCGACGAGGAGACGACCGTGCCGGCGGAGTTGTAA
- a CDS encoding DnaB-like helicase C-terminal domain-containing protein — MTPRREVAGPLEALVARIDAIEPGSTGPDTVATGFPSLDRTLGGGFRRQDLVVLAGDVASGKSALALGIAVRAAMAGIPAVYLSGEMSPERVMERALALEGKAAIDDLRQGRLDAVTRAAVGAAALRLRNAPLLLRPLLGESFDEVGSALEQVPGRQLVVVDSLQLTPSPRPAARLDERIALAVRALKGLAVEANVAVLALAQLPRHRAGRDDPRPTLDDLGALGSIKQNADLVLAIYREEMYRPGHGVEGATELIIAKNRNGATGFVDLYFYPRWLRFEDMLDPSS, encoded by the coding sequence GTGACGCCGCGACGGGAGGTGGCCGGACCGCTCGAGGCGCTGGTGGCGCGGATCGACGCGATCGAGCCGGGATCCACCGGGCCCGACACTGTGGCCACCGGGTTTCCATCCCTCGACCGGACCCTGGGCGGTGGCTTCCGCCGACAGGACCTGGTGGTGCTCGCCGGCGACGTGGCCAGTGGGAAGTCGGCCCTGGCACTGGGCATCGCGGTGCGCGCGGCGATGGCCGGCATTCCTGCCGTCTATCTCTCCGGTGAGATGAGTCCCGAGCGGGTGATGGAGCGCGCGCTCGCCCTCGAGGGCAAGGCGGCGATCGACGACCTCCGCCAGGGCCGGCTCGATGCGGTCACCCGGGCGGCGGTGGGAGCCGCGGCGCTCCGCCTGCGCAACGCCCCGCTCCTGCTCCGGCCGCTGCTGGGGGAAAGCTTCGATGAGGTCGGCTCGGCGCTGGAGCAGGTGCCCGGGCGCCAGCTGGTGGTGGTCGACTCGCTGCAGCTCACCCCGTCGCCCCGCCCGGCCGCGCGGCTGGACGAGCGAATCGCGCTGGCCGTGCGGGCGCTCAAAGGATTGGCGGTCGAAGCCAACGTGGCGGTGCTGGCGCTGGCGCAACTGCCCCGACACCGCGCGGGCCGGGATGACCCGCGGCCCACGCTCGACGATCTCGGCGCGCTGGGGAGCATCAAGCAGAACGCGGACTTGGTGCTGGCGATCTATCGGGAGGAGATGTATCGGCCGGGCCACGGCGTCGAAGGGGCGACGGAGCTCATCATCGCCAAGAACCGCAACGGGGCGACCGGGTTCGTGGATCTGTATTTCTATCCGCGATGGCTCCGGTTCGAGGACATGCTGGACCCGTCGTCCTGA
- a CDS encoding glycosyltransferase yields the protein MFSDTRVFLVGEFDEQLHAHARLRRRALERLGCRVVAFNLSRSGGWLSRLRRIGLQERLARALGHTSPALVLVLEGTQIDAGMVAWLKKAVHATWVNWFCDARRSPQEIRPYAASYDAVFVADSATAGVLEAAGNPPVYYLAAGCDPSVHRPMRARDRFRANVVFVGTATPHRERMLWELVEYGLAVWGPGWRKTRLRDYCRGELLQHEDYVRAYAGASVAINIPCVEGAQSGVDRRLFELAAIGVPQVVEDSPDLHDYFREGSEILVARGTADLRSLTAEALHDRAWAEQVGAGARQRALTEHTYMHRMWALLETVTPRADPPPAYAV from the coding sequence ATGTTCTCCGATACCCGGGTCTTTCTGGTCGGCGAGTTCGACGAGCAGCTCCACGCCCACGCCAGGCTCCGCCGGCGGGCGCTGGAGCGGCTCGGCTGCCGGGTGGTGGCGTTCAACCTCTCGCGCTCGGGCGGGTGGCTGAGCCGGCTCCGCCGGATCGGACTGCAGGAGCGGCTGGCCCGCGCGTTGGGGCATACGTCGCCCGCGCTGGTGCTGGTGCTCGAGGGCACCCAGATCGACGCCGGCATGGTGGCCTGGCTCAAGAAAGCGGTCCACGCTACCTGGGTGAACTGGTTCTGCGACGCCCGGCGCTCCCCGCAAGAAATCCGCCCTTACGCCGCCTCCTACGACGCCGTGTTCGTAGCGGACAGCGCCACCGCCGGCGTGCTCGAGGCCGCCGGCAACCCACCGGTCTACTACCTTGCGGCCGGCTGCGACCCGTCGGTGCACCGCCCCATGCGTGCGCGCGACCGATTCCGGGCCAACGTGGTGTTCGTCGGCACCGCGACGCCCCATCGCGAGCGGATGCTGTGGGAGCTGGTGGAGTACGGGCTGGCGGTCTGGGGTCCGGGCTGGCGGAAGACCAGGCTGCGGGACTACTGCCGGGGGGAGCTGCTGCAGCACGAGGACTACGTGCGGGCCTACGCGGGAGCCTCGGTGGCCATCAACATCCCCTGCGTCGAGGGCGCGCAGTCAGGCGTAGACCGCCGCCTGTTCGAGCTCGCGGCCATCGGGGTGCCCCAGGTGGTCGAAGACTCGCCCGACCTGCACGACTACTTCCGCGAAGGCTCCGAGATCCTGGTGGCGCGCGGCACGGCCGATCTCCGAAGTCTCACGGCGGAAGCGCTGCACGATCGCGCCTGGGCGGAGCAGGTGGGCGCGGGGGCGCGCCAGCGGGCGCTCACCGAGCACACCTACATGCACCGGATGTGGGCCCTGCTGGAAACCGTCACCCCCCGAGCGGACCCGCCCCCGGCTTACGCCGTCTGA
- a CDS encoding YebC/PmpR family DNA-binding transcriptional regulator, producing MAGHSKWKQIKRKKAVTDARRASSWTKVIREITVAARSGGGDPGGNPRLRTAIDAAKAVNMPGENIDRAVKKGTGELEGSVYEELTYEGYGPGGAAIFIEATTDNPNRTVAEIRHAFSRNGGNLGATNSVAWMFDRKGQIYLDATRYDEDPTLEAALDAGAEDFTREGDQFVITTTPAAFHAVQDALRARKLAIESAELTMVPRNTVKVEGVDAERILRLMEVLEELDDVSKVSSNFDIDAAHLAEAEA from the coding sequence ATGGCCGGCCATAGCAAGTGGAAACAGATCAAGCGGAAGAAGGCGGTCACCGATGCCCGGCGTGCCTCCTCCTGGACCAAGGTCATCCGCGAGATCACCGTCGCCGCCCGAAGCGGCGGGGGCGACCCCGGCGGCAACCCCCGCCTCCGCACCGCGATCGATGCCGCCAAGGCGGTCAACATGCCCGGCGAGAACATCGATCGCGCGGTAAAGAAGGGCACCGGTGAGCTGGAAGGGAGCGTCTACGAGGAGCTCACCTACGAGGGCTACGGACCCGGCGGCGCCGCCATCTTCATCGAGGCCACCACCGACAATCCCAACCGGACGGTCGCCGAGATCCGCCACGCCTTCAGCCGCAACGGCGGCAACCTCGGCGCTACCAACTCGGTGGCCTGGATGTTCGACCGGAAGGGCCAGATCTATCTTGACGCCACTCGCTACGATGAGGACCCGACTCTCGAGGCGGCGTTGGACGCCGGCGCCGAAGACTTCACCCGGGAGGGCGATCAGTTCGTCATCACCACCACCCCAGCCGCCTTCCACGCGGTGCAGGACGCGCTCCGGGCGCGGAAGCTGGCGATCGAGTCGGCCGAGTTGACGATGGTGCCCAGGAACACCGTCAAGGTCGAGGGCGTGGACGCCGAGCGGATTCTCCGGCTGATGGAGGTGCTGGAGGAGCTGGACGACGTCTCCAAGGTCTCCTCCAACTTCGATATCGACGCCGCCCACCTGGCCGAGGCCGAGGCCTGA
- the ruvA gene encoding Holliday junction branch migration protein RuvA, giving the protein MIATVTGTLSERDGDTIVVQTEGGVGYAVTVPTGVAERLPPQGGRVSLHTELVVKEDGWALFGFDRAAERLVFQRLLGASGFGPKLALALLSALGPERTVRSILARDLTALSSVGGIGKKKAERLVLELQDRFGGLMLEPQPSRPAGTEDAVRALVSLGYGVAAADDAVRAALAEETPMEPSQLIRRALQQLAAARGGR; this is encoded by the coding sequence ATGATCGCCACGGTGACTGGCACGCTCTCCGAGCGGGATGGCGACACCATCGTGGTGCAGACCGAAGGCGGCGTGGGCTACGCCGTGACCGTGCCCACCGGCGTAGCGGAGCGGCTTCCGCCCCAAGGCGGCCGGGTGAGTCTCCATACCGAGCTGGTGGTGAAGGAAGACGGTTGGGCCCTGTTCGGCTTCGACCGGGCGGCGGAGCGGTTGGTCTTCCAACGGCTGCTCGGCGCCAGCGGGTTCGGTCCCAAGCTGGCCCTCGCCCTGCTCTCGGCGCTGGGCCCGGAGCGCACGGTGCGCAGCATCCTCGCGCGGGACCTCACGGCGCTCAGTTCCGTCGGCGGCATCGGCAAGAAGAAGGCGGAGCGCCTCGTGCTGGAGCTGCAGGACCGGTTCGGCGGCCTGATGCTGGAGCCGCAGCCGTCGAGGCCGGCCGGCACCGAGGACGCGGTCCGCGCACTGGTGAGCCTGGGCTACGGAGTCGCGGCGGCCGATGACGCCGTGCGAGCCGCCCTGGCCGAAGAGACGCCGATGGAGCCGTCGCAACTTATCCGCCGCGCGCTGCAGCAGCTTGCCGCCGCCCGGGGAGGGCGCTGA
- the ruvC gene encoding crossover junction endodeoxyribonuclease RuvC, whose translation MRVLGIDPGTAVLGYGVVESGTGPHPRLVECGTLTTTARDTLPARLRMIHEGMATLLTQHAPDAMAVESAFYGKNVRTTVVLSHARGVILLAAEQAGVTIAEYSPAQVKKAVVGRGAALKPQVGYMVAQLLRLKAPPQPADAADGVAVALTHLLIATRQAAFFRQVTGAR comes from the coding sequence GTGAGGGTGCTGGGGATCGACCCGGGCACCGCGGTCCTGGGCTATGGCGTGGTGGAGAGCGGGACCGGACCTCATCCCCGGCTGGTCGAGTGCGGCACCCTCACCACCACCGCTCGCGACACTCTGCCGGCGAGACTCCGCATGATCCATGAGGGCATGGCCACGCTCCTCACCCAGCACGCGCCGGATGCGATGGCCGTGGAGAGCGCCTTCTACGGCAAGAACGTGCGGACCACGGTGGTGCTGAGCCATGCCCGCGGCGTCATCCTGCTCGCGGCCGAGCAGGCCGGGGTGACGATCGCGGAGTACTCGCCGGCGCAGGTGAAGAAGGCGGTGGTGGGACGGGGCGCGGCGCTGAAGCCCCAAGTGGGGTACATGGTGGCGCAGCTGCTCCGGCTCAAGGCGCCGCCTCAGCCGGCGGATGCGGCCGACGGTGTGGCGGTGGCGCTGACCCACCTGTTGATCGCCACCCGCCAGGCGGCGTTCTTCCGCCAGGTCACGGGCGCGCGATGA
- the queA gene encoding tRNA preQ1(34) S-adenosylmethionine ribosyltransferase-isomerase QueA translates to MTAEPRLRTADFDYDLPPELIAQEPLADRSASRLLMVIRADRREAQAGDRRAGPDPARRPGRRSGAFRRPEMLPGDTRAVSGAVLVDSRFSQLPSIIPPGDLLVLNTTKVRHARLLGRRPSGAPAEVLLIHPGPGDTWLAMGKPGSALEPGKRIALAEGAEVETVEVLPDGNRLVRFVGLAAEDAIARFGLLPLPPYITRAPTDQDETRYQTVYARLEGSVAAPTAGLHFTPELLDTLSANGVVISGLDLQVGPGTFKPVEVENPREHAMHPERYEITPRLAALIELVHEQGGRVWAVGTTVVRALESAADSDGMIRAGAGETSLMITPGYTFRVVDRLITNFHLPRSTLLMLVSAFAGWELTMAAYQHAVADRYRFYSYGDAMVIL, encoded by the coding sequence TTGACGGCTGAGCCCCGCCTTCGCACCGCTGATTTCGACTACGACCTTCCGCCCGAGCTCATCGCCCAGGAGCCGCTGGCGGACAGGAGCGCGAGCCGGCTGCTGATGGTGATACGGGCCGACCGGCGCGAAGCCCAGGCCGGCGACCGGCGCGCAGGCCCGGACCCGGCGCGGCGGCCCGGCCGACGGAGCGGGGCCTTCCGCCGGCCCGAGATGCTCCCCGGCGATACCCGCGCGGTGTCCGGCGCCGTGCTGGTGGATTCGCGCTTCTCCCAGCTTCCGTCCATCATCCCTCCCGGCGATCTCCTGGTGCTCAACACCACCAAGGTCCGCCACGCGCGGCTCCTGGGACGGCGTCCCTCGGGCGCGCCAGCGGAAGTGCTGCTGATTCACCCCGGCCCGGGCGACACCTGGCTCGCCATGGGGAAGCCGGGCAGCGCGTTGGAGCCGGGAAAGCGCATCGCGCTAGCGGAGGGCGCCGAGGTGGAGACGGTGGAGGTGCTGCCGGACGGCAACCGGCTGGTGCGGTTCGTCGGCCTCGCGGCGGAGGACGCCATTGCCCGATTCGGTCTGCTGCCGCTCCCGCCCTACATCACCCGCGCGCCGACCGACCAGGACGAGACTCGCTACCAGACCGTCTACGCCCGGCTCGAGGGGAGCGTGGCGGCGCCGACGGCCGGCCTGCACTTCACCCCCGAGCTGCTCGATACGCTGAGCGCGAACGGGGTGGTGATCTCCGGGCTCGATCTCCAGGTCGGACCTGGTACCTTCAAGCCGGTCGAGGTCGAGAACCCCCGGGAACACGCGATGCATCCCGAGCGCTACGAGATTACTCCCCGGCTCGCCGCGCTCATCGAGCTGGTGCACGAGCAAGGCGGGCGGGTCTGGGCGGTGGGCACCACCGTGGTACGCGCGCTCGAGAGCGCGGCGGACTCGGACGGTATGATCCGGGCGGGGGCCGGCGAGACCTCGCTCATGATCACGCCCGGCTACACCTTCCGGGTGGTGGACCGGCTGATCACCAACTTCCATCTGCCCCGCTCCACCCTGCTCATGCTGGTGAGCGCCTTTGCGGGCTGGGAGCTGACGATGGCCGCGTACCAGCACGCCGTTGCCGACCGATACCGATTCTATTCCTATGGCGACGCGATGGTGATCCTCTGA
- the waaF gene encoding lipopolysaccharide heptosyltransferase II produces the protein MAYSIFLSPDVLVLRFSAIGDIILMTPLLRAIRTRYPGARITVLTKRQYTPLVSDNPNVNEVFGVAPTDGVRDIVKQIRSVHYTHLLDLQGGLRTAPIRLLARGPWSSYSNQRGARELLIRTKRNAYPEYVPVAERYFEAARDLGVEPDGAPPEFFLNPGEEDRAAAWLAQAGIGGERPMVSIAPGAAHATKRWPRDYWVQLIRSIVHTGADVVIVGGPDDSATGTDLAVRAGSRVASAAGDLSLQGTGAVIKRSAALISGDTGVMHMATGLDTPVVALFGPTVRQFGFFPYKARATVVERDLGCRPCSSHGGPACPLEHHRCMREIQPEMVFTALTRALA, from the coding sequence GTGGCGTACAGCATTTTCCTCTCCCCAGACGTGTTGGTGCTGCGGTTCAGCGCGATCGGCGACATCATCCTGATGACGCCGCTCTTGCGCGCCATCCGCACCCGCTATCCCGGCGCGCGGATCACCGTGCTGACCAAGCGCCAGTACACCCCGCTGGTGAGCGACAACCCCAACGTCAATGAAGTGTTCGGCGTGGCTCCGACCGACGGCGTCCGGGACATCGTGAAGCAGATCCGGAGCGTGCACTACACCCATCTCCTCGACCTGCAGGGCGGCCTCAGGACCGCACCGATCCGCCTGCTCGCCCGGGGTCCCTGGTCGAGCTATTCCAACCAACGGGGGGCGCGGGAGCTGCTGATCCGAACCAAGCGCAACGCCTATCCCGAGTATGTGCCGGTGGCGGAGCGGTATTTCGAAGCGGCACGCGACCTGGGCGTCGAGCCCGATGGCGCGCCGCCCGAGTTCTTCCTCAATCCGGGCGAGGAGGATCGGGCCGCCGCGTGGTTGGCGCAGGCGGGTATCGGCGGCGAGCGGCCGATGGTCAGCATCGCGCCGGGTGCCGCCCATGCCACCAAGCGCTGGCCCCGGGATTACTGGGTCCAGCTCATCCGCAGCATCGTCCACACCGGGGCCGACGTGGTGATCGTGGGCGGCCCGGACGACTCCGCCACCGGCACCGACCTGGCGGTGCGCGCCGGGTCCCGCGTCGCCAGCGCCGCGGGGGACCTGAGCCTCCAGGGCACCGGGGCCGTGATCAAGCGGTCGGCCGCGCTGATCTCGGGCGACACCGGCGTCATGCACATGGCCACCGGGCTAGACACACCGGTGGTCGCCCTCTTCGGACCCACGGTGCGGCAGTTCGGATTCTTTCCCTACAAGGCGCGCGCGACCGTGGTGGAGCGAGACCTCGGCTGCCGTCCCTGCAGCAGTCACGGCGGACCCGCGTGCCCGCTGGAGCACCATCGCTGCATGCGCGAGATCCAGCCCGAGATGGTCTTCACTGCCCTCACCCGGGCACTGGCGTGA
- the ruvB gene encoding Holliday junction branch migration DNA helicase RuvB: MTRLQVTTPEVLPEETGADAALRPSRLDEFIGQAQVKSSLQIAIDAAKQRRETLDHTLFFGPPGLGKTTLAMLMAKEMGVQLRTTSGPVLEKPGDLVGLLTSLGAGDMLFIDEIHRMKPALEEFLYPAMEDYRVDVRISEGPHAQTIPMALERFTLVGATTRFGLLTPPMRARFGLVERLGFYPADELQRIVMRSATILAVPIDETGAAEIARRSRGTPRVANRLLRRVRDYAQVKADGRITTEVADAALARLNVDSFGLDDMDSRILTTIIEKFGGGPVGLGTVAVAVGEDAGTLEDVYEPYLIQQGFLERTPRGRCATAHAYRHFGLTPPVGQTTIFDG, translated from the coding sequence ATGACGAGACTACAGGTCACCACCCCCGAGGTCCTCCCCGAGGAGACCGGCGCCGATGCCGCGCTCCGGCCATCCAGACTGGACGAGTTCATCGGCCAGGCGCAGGTGAAGAGCTCGCTCCAGATCGCGATCGATGCCGCCAAGCAGCGCCGGGAGACCCTGGACCACACCCTCTTCTTCGGGCCGCCCGGGCTGGGCAAGACCACGCTTGCAATGCTCATGGCAAAGGAGATGGGCGTGCAGCTCCGCACCACCTCCGGTCCGGTGCTGGAGAAACCGGGCGACCTGGTCGGCCTGCTCACGTCGCTCGGCGCGGGCGACATGCTTTTCATCGACGAGATCCACCGGATGAAGCCGGCGCTGGAGGAGTTCCTCTATCCCGCCATGGAGGATTACCGGGTCGACGTCCGCATCTCGGAGGGACCCCACGCGCAGACCATCCCCATGGCGCTCGAACGCTTCACCCTGGTCGGCGCCACCACGCGGTTCGGACTCCTGACCCCGCCGATGCGGGCCCGCTTCGGTCTGGTGGAGCGGTTGGGCTTCTATCCGGCCGACGAGCTGCAGCGCATCGTGATGCGCTCCGCGACCATCCTCGCGGTCCCCATCGACGAGACCGGCGCCGCGGAGATCGCCCGGCGGAGCCGGGGCACACCGCGGGTCGCCAACCGGCTGCTCCGCCGGGTGCGGGACTACGCCCAGGTGAAGGCGGACGGCCGGATCACGACCGAGGTGGCGGATGCCGCCCTGGCCCGACTCAACGTGGACAGCTTCGGACTCGACGATATGGACTCGCGCATTCTCACCACCATCATCGAGAAGTTCGGCGGCGGACCGGTGGGTCTGGGGACCGTCGCGGTGGCGGTGGGAGAGGACGCGGGCACACTGGAGGACGTGTACGAGCCGTACCTCATTCAGCAGGGCTTCCTGGAGCGCACGCCCCGAGGCCGGTGCGCCACCGCGCACGCCTACCGCCACTTCGGCCTGACGCCGCCCGTCGGGCAGACGACGATCTTTGACGGCTGA
- a CDS encoding response regulator → MPRPKSILWVDDEVESLTSHIMFLEEQGFAVETSTHGDDALVLLQRQPYGVVLLDEQMPGRRGLELFRAIRALDHGMPVVMVTKSEENDTLKDAIGSDISDYLIKPVNPRQILSVVTRLLDGDRIRQQRLSRDFATRFRELEARRGGPLAWREWVELVAELAEWEVRLGQADEPGLQDALRTLQESLRQDFARFLQRNYAHWLHDGDSDRPPLSVDIGAEFLRPVLQSHGKVLLVVVDCLRLDQWAMIRPLIGARFDIETAHYFSILPTATPFARNAIFSGLFPAEIKARYPKWWSDQEEASLNAHEAELLTEQLKDLTGKAVPVHYEKVFTAADGDALLKRLPAHLSQGGVTALVFNFIDQLTHGRTENSTLFEVARDTSALRNLTRTWFERSPLWDALREAERRGVPVLLTTDHGSIHCHTPATVFAKRDTTANLRYKFGEDLRAQEAEAALVVEDLPSFGLPARTPATRLLLATGDRFFVYPTKLREYQARYRGAFLHGGVSPEEVILPIALLTPRHG, encoded by the coding sequence ATGCCGCGTCCCAAGAGCATTCTCTGGGTGGACGATGAGGTCGAGAGCCTCACGTCCCATATCATGTTCCTGGAGGAGCAGGGGTTCGCCGTGGAGACCAGCACCCATGGCGATGATGCCCTGGTGTTGCTCCAGCGCCAGCCCTACGGGGTGGTCCTCCTGGACGAGCAGATGCCCGGCCGGCGCGGGCTCGAGCTCTTCCGTGCCATCCGCGCGCTGGACCACGGCATGCCGGTGGTGATGGTCACCAAGAGCGAGGAGAACGACACCCTCAAGGACGCCATCGGCTCCGACATCTCCGACTACCTGATCAAGCCGGTCAACCCGCGGCAGATCCTCTCGGTGGTCACCCGGCTGCTGGACGGCGACCGGATCCGGCAGCAGCGCCTCTCCCGCGACTTCGCCACCCGGTTCCGCGAGCTCGAGGCCCGCCGCGGCGGACCGCTCGCCTGGCGCGAGTGGGTCGAGCTGGTGGCGGAGCTGGCCGAATGGGAGGTCCGGCTGGGCCAGGCGGACGAGCCGGGGCTGCAGGACGCGCTCCGTACCCTGCAGGAGAGTCTGCGCCAGGACTTCGCCCGGTTCCTTCAGCGCAACTACGCCCACTGGCTGCACGACGGCGACAGCGACCGCCCGCCGCTCTCTGTGGACATCGGCGCCGAGTTCCTGCGGCCGGTGCTGCAGAGCCACGGGAAGGTGCTGCTGGTGGTGGTGGACTGCCTCCGGCTGGATCAGTGGGCCATGATCCGCCCGCTGATCGGGGCTCGCTTCGACATCGAGACGGCGCACTACTTCTCCATTCTGCCGACGGCCACGCCGTTCGCCCGGAACGCCATCTTCAGCGGGCTGTTTCCGGCGGAGATCAAGGCGCGCTATCCCAAGTGGTGGAGCGATCAGGAGGAAGCCAGCCTCAACGCGCACGAGGCGGAGCTGCTCACCGAGCAGCTCAAGGACCTCACCGGCAAGGCCGTGCCGGTGCATTACGAGAAGGTCTTCACCGCTGCCGACGGCGATGCCCTGCTCAAGCGGCTTCCCGCCCATCTGTCGCAAGGGGGCGTCACCGCGCTGGTGTTCAACTTCATCGACCAGCTCACCCACGGCCGCACCGAGAACTCCACCCTGTTCGAGGTGGCCCGCGACACCTCGGCGCTCCGGAACCTCACCCGGACCTGGTTCGAGCGCTCCCCGCTGTGGGACGCCCTGCGTGAGGCCGAGCGGCGGGGCGTCCCGGTGCTGCTCACCACCGACCACGGGTCGATCCACTGCCACACCCCGGCCACGGTCTTCGCCAAGCGGGACACCACGGCCAACCTGCGCTACAAGTTCGGCGAGGACCTGAGAGCCCAGGAGGCCGAGGCGGCGCTGGTGGTGGAGGACCTGCCCAGCTTCGGGCTGCCGGCCCGGACGCCGGCCACCCGGCTGCTGCTGGCCACCGGAGATCGCTTCTTCGTCTACCCGACCAAGCTCCGGGAGTATCAGGCCCGCTACCGCGGCGCCTTCCTCCACGGGGGAGTCTCGCCGGAAGAGGTGATCCTGCCGATCGCCCTGCTGACGCCCCGGCACGGCTGA